TCATAAATATAAATCAATAAAAAGGTGTGGTTCAATGACAGAATTAACAAAAGAAAACATTAAACATCGCAAGCTGCCCCTCAGCAAGGTTATTTTTCGAGTAATTGCTATCACCATCGGAGCGATTTTTATGGCAACAGGATTAGAAATATTCTTAGTCCCAAACCATGTAATTGATGGAGGCATAACAGGTATTTCGATCATGCTTTCACATATTACGGGTTGGGAATTAGGAATCTTTCTATTTATTTTAAACTTGCCGTTTGTATATATGGGATACAAGCAAATGGGAAAAACCTTTGCTTTTTCTACAGTATATGGGATTATTGTTTTATCCATCTTTACTTCGTTCTTTCACCCAATCCCCGCGTTTACTGATGATATTCTCTTAGCGACCCTTTTTGGTGGAATGATATTAGGGATAGGGGTTGGATTGGTTATTCGTAATGGCGGTGCTTTAGATGGAACAGAAATATTAGCACTAGTAATTAATAAAAAGGTTCCTTTTTCAGTAGGGCAAATCATTATGATTATGAACGTATTTATTTTAGGTGCAGCAGGCTTTGTCTTTAGTTGGGATCGAGCGATGTATTCGCTGCTAGCATATGTTGTTGCCTCTAAAGCCATTGATGCTGTAGTAGCAGGTCTAGAAGAAACAAAATCTGTTTGGATTATTAGTGACGAGGCCGAAGAAATTGGAAATGCAGTTAATGATCGTTTAGGCCGTGGAGTAACATATCTAAATGGACAAGGTGCCTATACAGGAGATAATAAAAAAGTAATTTTTAGTATCATTTCCAGATTGGAAGAATCTAAATTGACGACAATAGTGGAGGAGATTGATCCATCGGCATTTCTGGCGATTGCGGACATATCCGAAGTACGTGGTGGACGTTTTAAGAAGCGAGATATCCATTAGTTGAAATGATAATTAGAAAAATAAAAGGATCTGGACTTGAACTGCACCTCCAATTGTTAGTTGGTGTCTAACAATTGGGGTGGAGATCAACTCAAGACAGATCATATAAAGAAATATTAATGACCTATTTCAGCATCATCAACATGCATTACGTGTTTATTATTGATTAAGATAAATAGAACGGAAATAAGTACAAAAACTCCTCCGACAATAAAAGGAACGGAAGGATTATAAATCTCTGCAAGCTTTCCGGCCATAAAGGGTGCAATTGCACCGCCGATAAAGCGGAGGAAGCTGTAGGCAGCCGATGCTGTAGAACGTTCGACAGGAGCTGCGTTCATTACCGCGGTTGTAATTAACGTATTATTATTACCCAGCAGTGCCCCGGCAACAATAACGGCAGTGATGATAACCCATTGCGTTGAAGTCCATATCCCCATCGCAAAAAGGAGCAGGGCGAACATAATTAACATGGCACACATTGATTTAATTGTTCCAAACCATTGTTGGAGTTTAGGAGCCATGAAAACAGAAGTAATGGCCAACAATATTCCCCAGCCAAGGAATACAAAACCTAAACCATGCTCATCTAATCCCATGACAAAAGGGGCATAAGCGAGAAGGGTGAAAAAGCCAAAGTTATAGAGGGCTGCCGTGATACCGAAAACAAGCAGAGAGCGGTGTTTTAAGGCACGGAATGGGTCCAATAATGAT
The DNA window shown above is from Neobacillus sp. WH10 and carries:
- a CDS encoding YitT family protein, which produces MTELTKENIKHRKLPLSKVIFRVIAITIGAIFMATGLEIFLVPNHVIDGGITGISIMLSHITGWELGIFLFILNLPFVYMGYKQMGKTFAFSTVYGIIVLSIFTSFFHPIPAFTDDILLATLFGGMILGIGVGLVIRNGGALDGTEILALVINKKVPFSVGQIIMIMNVFILGAAGFVFSWDRAMYSLLAYVVASKAIDAVVAGLEETKSVWIISDEAEEIGNAVNDRLGRGVTYLNGQGAYTGDNKKVIFSIISRLEESKLTTIVEEIDPSAFLAIADISEVRGGRFKKRDIH